The Sabethes cyaneus chromosome 3, idSabCyanKW18_F2, whole genome shotgun sequence DNA window gacgactggcttgttgggccagcatcataccccgaagctaacttgGCGGGCAGGCttaatggcaacgttgatgcttgcaattattaacgtgtgcgtgatgataaaaccaaaacTACTTGTTTTGGTTATgcgacaacacgactgaagtgcactctcttgatactcatttgtaTACTGCTTGCTTTTTTTCTTGGGCTCGAATACTGTACTCTgtccttgtattacgtgtgtgttattttCTGTATGATATAAAtgaccgtaataagaatattataggATTGTTAGGTATCTAAtgcacatttttcattctcattatcatagcagaAAATAAAACACACAAATGCTcgtattgtattgttttatggtaagtgtcaacataattctaacattctaatgtttaaagcattacctcaacataccGCGACTGCTGGTAATTCCGCGCACTTAAGGCGCAGACAATGTTATGATCTgtgtaaaaaattcaaatggtgTGTTAGAATAACCATAACTTCACCATCGGATAGGATTTTTAGTCCTTTTTAtgagaaaaatatgacaattggtgtaaagttccaataaacaagaaaaaatgcttTAGCCGGTTACGTGTCAGTgcacataattccgcgcactaaTTTATGACTTGATTATAATTCCGCTCAGACAcgtacataattccgcgcactatATTTTTATCGTAATAATCACAGACCAAAGTCTAAAAAAACCCCGTAGGCAAAATTAGTCTAAAATTGAAACGAGTACATTTTAGGTCCGGACGTctggtaggaactggaaccataGACAAACAGAGTTAGCAACACAGATGTATGTACATAACATCTTGGAGCATAATAAGAAAGAGTGCTAATAATAACACATGGCAACAACTAAATAAGAAATGGACTGCATTCATCAACGTTAATAGATTAAAACTGCATAAAAGCCGGAAAATACCCCAAGCTAAAATGTTTGGACAAATTTACTTGGATCACCTCTAGCCAGTAGATACATTACACGACCGCTACATTTTAAAATTAGCTTCAGCATCGTTGGCTCGAGCCATAATTAGATTGATCACTAAGATTtgcttctttatttttctgtcacacatatttacaattgttgaaaaggtattaaacgcGTTCAGCGTAACTCGATAGTTTAGAGTTTTATTCTCGATTGTGATCGTGAAATTACGCCATTTCACATTGGTCCAAAACTAAATGTTGGAGACGATTCTGCAGCAGCGATGGTAACACTGGATTCGCTGCTTCACTTTAATAGGCTCTACTGCGGCAGCTGAAGCTGTCACTAGCTGATGCCGTAAAAAGAACACCGATACACAGTTCCGGTATAAGCGCTAGTCCGGTCACACATGTTTTACATATATACGAATAAATAGTTTTAATCTGTACTTATTCGCTATTTCATATGTCTATATCCGAGACAACCCCGACAACTCTcgacataattcgagaactcaAAAGTGGCGACGAGAATTCGCGTTTTTTTAGTGGGTGAAATAGtgtcaaaaaaaatctaacCCACAATTGCTTCACCCGCGCGTAAACGACGCAGAAGTAATATGGATAGGGAAAATGTCCCTCCGGATGTTGACCAGCAACAGATACCACAGGCACAGCATTCCCGGATACCAGTTAACCATGGATTTTTACCACCTCAGCACCATCCGGATGGTTCCGGCCAGCCGATGTTTATTTCACCACCACCAGTTCAAGTTCCACCGTCGGTCGATCCCGTAATTGCACAATTTATGCATATgatgcaacagcagcaacaacagcatcaGCAGTTGATGGCTCAGTTCTTACAACGGCAGCAGCAGAAAGACGAGCAGCAACAAGCATTTTTCCGTGATGTAGTTTCGTCGATCAACGTGCAAGTACCATCAAATCCCGAGCAGATTCTCGATTCGTTGGCCAGCAACATCAAGGAGTTTCGTTACGAGGCCGACAGTGCCGTCACATTCTCTGCGTGGTACTCCAGGTACGACGATCTGTTTGAGAAGGATGCTGCTCGCTTGGACGATGAAGCAAAAGTCCGGCTTTTACCTCGGAAACTGGGCACTGCCGAGCATGAAAGATATGTTTCCTTTATACTTCCCACGCTTCCTCGAGAACATTCATTCGCCGATACAGTGGCAAAAATGAAAGGCTTGTTTGGTGTGAAGGAGTCAGTAATTAGTCGACGATATAAGACACTCCAAATTGCTAAACATCCTACAGAGGACCACATTGCTTATGCTTGCCGGATCAATAAATCGTGCGTCGAATTTGAGCTGGGGAAACTCTCTGAAGAACAATTTAAATGCTTAATATTCGTCTGTGCACTGAAGTCCGAATGTGATGCCGAGGCTCGGACACGGTTGCTTTCGAAAATTGAGGAGAACAATGATGTTACGCTGGAGCAACTGTCGAATGAATGCCAACGAATCCTTAACCTCAAACATGACAACGCCATGATCGAGTCCGCATCGTCCGATCAAGTTAATGTCATCAAACAAAGGTTTAGTGGTTCACGATTCAACAAGCAGGACCGCTTGCCTATAAAGCCTCCGGAAAGGGAGATGAAAAAACAGCCTGAAACACCATGTTGGTTTTGCGGTTCATTCCATTACGTTCGAGACTGTACCTATAAAACGTATAAATGTTCGGATTGCGGTAAGATAGGACACCGTGAAGGGTACTGCGATAGTGCAAGGAGATCACCTAGAGGACGAGGAAATTCAGCGGTAGCAACTAAAGTGGTCGTCGTTAACGCTTGCAGCGTGCAGAAGCGACGTCGATTCGTTTCCGTTGCATTGAATGGAACACAGGTTCAGCTTCAGCTCGACACGGCTTCTGACATCACTGTTATTAGCAGGCAGGTTTGGAGTAATATCGGCGGCCCAGCACTATCACCAGCAAGTGTGAAGGCAAAAACAGCTTCTGGGAACTATTTACCATTAGTTGGCGAATTTCGATGTGAGGTTACCATCGGCGAAACCAGTAGAGTATGTGTGGTGTATGTCACGGATAAACAGCTGCAACTCCTCGGATCTGATTTAGTCGACAGTTTCGGTCTGTGGTCATCACCCATGGACACATTTTGTTCTCAGATTACCGGTTCGCCCACGACCAGTGCAACACTCAAGGCAATGTTTCCAAAAGTTTTTAGCGAGGAACTCGGACTgtgcaataaaacaaaactgaaacTGGAAGTGCGAGAACAGGCAAGACCAATTTTTTGTGCGAAACGTCCGGTAGCATACGCAATGCAGGATGCTGTTGACCAGGAACTTAACAGACTGGAAAAACTTAACATTGTTACACCAGTCGACTACTCTGAATGGGCCGCCCCCATCGTCGTAGTCCGCAAAGCTAATGGAAACATAAGAATCTGTGGGGATTACTCAACAGGATTGAATTCAGCTCTTCGATCGCAGCAGTATCCACTGCCGCTTCCGGAAGATATCTTCGCCAAACTGGCAAACCGCAAAATTTTTAGCCGGATTGATCTCTCGGATGCTTTTTTACAAGTGGAAGTTGACGAGCAGTTCCGTCATCTGTTAACAATTAACACACACCGCGGTCTATACCATTACAATCGTCTTCCACCGGGTGTTAAAGTAGCTCCCGGGGCTTTTCAGCAACTCATAGATACGATGCTGGCGGGTCTGAACGGTGCATCGGGCTCTTTAGATGACGTCATCGTAGGTGGAGAGACTCAAGATGATCATGATCGCAATTTGAAGGCAGTCTTACAGCGTATCCAGGAATTCGGTTTCACAATCCGTGCCGAAAAGTGTAGTTTTGGTAAACAGCAGGTTCGTTATTTGTGCTACATCATCGATCGCCGTGGACTGCGGCCTGACCCAGCAAAAATTCAAGCAATTGTCAGTCTCCCGGCTCCCACCGACGTTTCAGGAGTGCGTTCTTTTCTCGGGGCGATCAACTTTTACGGCAAGTTCGTGCCAAATATGCGACAGCTGCGTTATCCATTAGACAATTTGCCGAAAAATGAGTCAAAATTCGAGTGGAGCACGGAATGTCAGCAAGCTTTCGAGCGGCTTAAGCAGATTTTGTCATCTGACCTTCTGCTGACACACTACGACCCAAAGCAAGAAATAATTGTTTCGGCTGACGCTTCATCGATCGGTCTCGGTGCAACCCTGAGCCACAAATTTCCCGATGGTTCCATCAAGGTTGTTCAATACGCATCGAGAGCGCTGACGAAAGCAGAGCAGAATTACAGTCAGCCAGACCGCGAAGGGTTGGCTATTATTTTCGCAGTGACGAAATTCCACAAGATGATTTTTGGTCGGCATTTCCGTCTACAAACCGATCACGCACCACTACTCCGGATCTTTGGTTCCAAAAAGGGCATACCGGTTTACACGGCAAACCGGTTGCAACGTTTTGCTCTCAATCTGCTCCTTTACGACTTCGACATAGAATACATCCCAACCGATAAATTTGGCAACACCGACGTGCTGTCCCGTTTGATCAACCAGCATGTTAAACCAGAAGAGGATTACATAATCGCCTGTATCAATCTCGAACAAGATGTCAGGTCAGTAGTCACCGATACGATTAATATTTTACCTCTCAGTTTTAGAGTTGTGGCTCAGAGCACTCAAGCTGATCCATTGCTTCGCCAAGTTTATCGTTATGTCAAAGATGGTTGGCCTGTATCCAAGATCGTTCAGGCAGGTATCAAACGTTTTCAAGCAAGGAAAGAGTCGCTTACCGTGGTAGATGGATGTATCCTGTTTGCTGACCGACTCGTAATTCCGGAACAGCATCAGAAACAATGTTTGAATCAGCTCCACCGAGGCCATCCTGGTGTACAGCGTATGAAGGCAATCGCCAGAAGTTACGTGTATTGGCCCTCTATCGACGAAGATGTCATCGGTTACGTAAAAGCATGTCAGCATTGTGCATCGGTTGCTCGCTCTCCTCCACACGCTGCACTAGTTCCATGGCAGAAAACTTCCGGTCCCTGGCAGCGGGTTCACGTTGATTTCGCCGGACCAATTGAAGGCGACTATTACCTCATTGCAGTCGACACCCTTTCTAAGTGGCCTGAAGTAATCCAAACCAGGCGGATCTCTTCAATAGCCACCATCAGCATACTACGGGGAATTTTCGCTAGACTTGGAATGCCGGTGACCCTCGTGACCAACAATGGTTCTCAGTTCACGAGCGCTGAATTTGCCAACTTCTGTACCATTAACGGCATTGAGCACATTACAACCGCCCCATACCACCCACAATCTAATGGCCAGGCTGAAAGGTTCGTAGACACTTTTAAAAGGTCCGTCAAAAAGATTCGAGAAGGAAGAAAAACTATGGAAGAAGCACTAGATACGTTTTTGCTTACATACAGGAGTACTCCAAATCGTTGTGTAGCAGAAAACAAATCACCAGCTGAAATCTTGTTCGGCCGTAAAATTCGCACTGATCTTGAGTTACTTCGTCCACCATCCGTGCGTGCAACGAATGATAACAACAATAGAATCGATAATCAAAGATCTTTCAATCGAAACGAAGCTGTTTATGCAAAagtatacaacaaaaatagttGGAGATGGTCCCCGGGTGTAGTTGTGGAGAAAATCGGTGATGTGATGTACAACGTGTGGATAGAAGGCCGCCGTCTGATCCGTTCGCATATCAATCAGCTTCGATGTCGTGTGTTGGATGGCACAGCGTCCACTATTTTTGAAGGTTCGCAAACAAAGGAGTTGCAACAGCCTTTCCCACTGGATATTGTATTGGCCCCTTCAGTTTCACCTAAACCAATCGAGGCTACACATGTAAATCTACCAGCAGCTGACTCCACTCAGTGTTCGCGCTCTTCGGCGACCTTACAACCAACAACTCCTTTGGGTAAATCATCAACTCCGCAACGCCGTCCGTCTTCGGATACAATATCGAATTTGTCACCTGCTCTGATGTCATCTGCATCCTCATCGTTAGCAAAATCATCCGAGTTTGAGTCGGCAGTCGAGATGGAACCAATGGCTACTCTTCCTCGTCGATCTTCCAGAATTCGTAAAACACCTCAGTGGTTCGATCCGTACCACCTGTATTAAAAGAGAGAGATGTTGGAGACGATTCTGCAGCAGCGATGGTAACACTGGATTCGCTGCTTCACTTTAATAGGCTCTACTGCGGCAGCTGAAGCTGTCACTAGCTGATGCCGTAAAAAGAACACCGATACACAGTTCCGGTATAAGCGCTAGTCCGGTCACACATGTTTTACATATATACGAATAAATAGTTTTAATCTGTACTTATTCGCTATTTCATATGTCTATATCCGAGACAACCCCGACAACTCTcgacataattcgagaactcaaaactaaaaaaacgtgCGCGCTTGAATTTTGAGTAAGAAAAGTGTTTGTGAAACCTTTGCAAGTgttgcttaaaattgaaagctctatcctttggtggaattcaacttttgattgattcccctaaaagtaaaataaaagttcatttttcgacattttccatataacacattgatgtgttctgctaagttttagagcatattattataagaaattttgctaaagacagtaaccttctatctcttcagcaaaaatatccAAATCCGAAGATTGAAAAAGTCGTTAAACTCAGTTACtctgttttagctctttttgtagttgttgtatgactttttcatgttccacaaagttgtacaaataataaaaatacacaactatgccaaatatagtataaagtatACCTcaatctttgcttgtttaggagttGTAGAATTTTCCATATTAAAGAAAAACAATTTCGACCCCGATTTACTATCTCGATACTATGTATCGGCAGACGGTTACGAATGAAACCTTCTagattttgtagcatttttcataTAGTGTTTGGTTCATGTGATTACTTAGCTGCCGGCTgccgatagtcgagtaattcggggtcaaaattggggtgttttttatattaaaagttttacagttcctaaacaagtaaCGATAGAGTTATACtatttttggcaaagttgtgtattgtTACAATTTTATAGAACatggaaaaatcatacaacaactacaaaaagagctaaaatagaaaaattgattttaacgatttaagaaacagaatttttctatcttcactgtagagatagaagattactgtcttcAACAAAacttcttataataatatgatCTAAACCttcgcagaacacatcaatgtattatattgaaactgaagaaaaatgagttttttatttcacttgcaGGGGGATTAATCGaaagttgaattccaccaaacgatagatcTTTTAATCTCAAGAAACTCTTACAAAGTTTCcacaaacctaaaaccaagatttcctactcaaaactctagtgcgcacgttttggtTCCCTGATTTTGGATCACTTGCATTTGGTGTTTTTCATTCCGTAAGGTACTGACCGAAATCCTGAACATTTTCGCAGATTTCCGTACTGAACAACCTTATTTGACTTTCTTCAACGTGTCTACAAAGTTTTCTGAAGAGTAATGCATATTCTGCCATCAGTTTTTTTGCCGATACGATCCTGCTACATCCACGCGGAATTATAAGCAACATTAATTTATCTGCTCTTAATTCCGCTCACAACAAatctttaaacaaaacaaacagaaaaacgaGTTATTTATAATTATTTCCATAAAATAGTTAAATGTACATCTATGTACCTGTGTAGCacaaattcatcataaaaaatactttttggaGCGAGAAAAACGTTACGATAATTTAGACCTCGGCTTAGAACAATCGTTAAGAAAACATGCGGAAATCACGTTTTGGTCAGCGTGCAATGAAATAGCCTTTGCTTTGGCCAGACTAACGAAGCAAAAGTTGTcagtttttaacaaaatcaataaaGGACCATGGTATACCATGATAGTATACTTATTAATGATATTTTAGTGAAATgtactgttgaaaaattgatttttaagatgAGTGCGCGGAATAATGTGCTGCGCGGAATTACCCGCAGGCACGGTACCATAGCAAACTTCCCTACtaacatactcattataaaactgtgCACCTGATTGTTTATATAGCTAATGTGaatcattaataaattgatataaataaaagaatcgtaagtgtgctacttgggtaaattgaataagtatcatgtatctctagatgagatatgtgcattattcagtttgtcaacattgtcgatgattcacaaactctgttttgggaaaatcgccaagagaatactatttgcaaatattttggtgttcttttctagaccagataagccattttatCGTCTATTCGACATAAGTTGATATATCGCAAAAAGAAAcatgattttaccaactgcgatATCTAACGGGACAGTTCCGAATTTAACTTTAActcgatcattttcaaattcgtcttgtttAGACACACaattttgtcaaaaaccgcaaccttctatcgtatcatggtcatgatatcatcataagattataatttgaccacgtgcgccacctagtgagacagtttcaaactttgttttgcattaccaaatgtgtcttgttcgaacaaaaaagtttgtagaacacaataacattctatctcgtcacgactctgagatattccaaaaaatcaatatgcacgttataagcgccatctatcgtatcagttccgaattttgttgtccgcagtcagattgaattcgtccagataaacaactttgccaaagacagcaaccttctatctcttctcagtcccaagatattagagattctagtatcgagattctagaatcatttattttggtcgccatttgcgccatctagcgaatcagttctcaAACTTTGTTGTTCGTTTGCAGATGCGTCTTaaatagataaacaactttgtcgaaaaccgcaacccTCTATCTCatgtcagtcctgagatatatgcagtaaggcttgttcgcgacaaaatctggatacctcaattttgcaataaaacaaatttgctagaagtttaatccaattaacaattttatatcagttatgtgtgtatcgttaataattatcaaacaaattaacattatttatttggtctgcatgaaaaattggcgaactttggagtttacccttgccttGAGGGTCAgcgcagacttgttggcaaccaatttagctgcgtttgtccaagattttcgaaatataTCTAtagttgtttgtgctgggacaactctctcttcaccaaagcccaataccgctcgatggggcgtaactctagacatttaggtggattcgcctccttcggtacaatatggactccattagcatcataccattccaaaacatctttggcgtagtgacaggatgccaaatcaggccaaaacagcgagggtacatcatggctgtgtaggaacggtaacaatcgcttctgcaggcattcttcacggtatatttcgttgttaaccgttcccgtagtgatgtaacttttgcttgctcgaccacagctgcacaTGGCCtgtcatactaaatattttttggggaacttggctttcttctttgtcctaaaatgctctgcaacgtaCTGAAGACTGTAAACAACAATAAACATatcgtttcatggcagtgtaaaaagatataccaggaagctgtttaaagtcttctaggacatacgtttcatcgtccattataacgcatggaaacttaaatattcgcgataaagcttaggagcgcgtgttttggccgtcgtattttgcttatcattacggtttggcacagtcctcaccttgaaagacttcatgccttgtcgttgcttagaagtgtgcacgaatgttggcgacatttttattttacgagcaatgttACGTACAGACAgctctggtctcctccgtaatatttgttttaccttcgcatccttgtggtggttcctcagatccgtttttgtacCACTTAcattcttcctagctgttgtcaagcgagtatcgaacgattttaaaacactgtgaacagtgcttggaggaaatccaagctttttggcaagttttcttaacaagagatccggattttcattgcgaccgcacacaattgcttttcgcacctacTCTTCTtacgacgccattttacgctgagcgcttgtaatataaacaagtgttatattttcagaaagaacagacatatgtctaccactctgcaaaatatttcacttattgtttatgtatttccgaagctgtgtgtgtttaggggtgtccaaattttgtcgcgaacaagccttattgtTCGCCGtatactcagtacacgacgcgaccgttTACGAAACTTTTTTTAGCGCGACCACTCTAGGGTTAATTGGCTCTAAATCTTTTGACTATTGGCGCAACTTAGAATAGCCCCGGCATTTCTTacgaccattttatttcgtcggcatattaaaattacatGCATATTAATGCACAGAACCTTGTAACAAGGAAGCATTTAAAAATTACTCTAAAGTTTTTATTATCTAGAGTTATCTAACTACAGTTTTTTCCTTAATTTAAAAATCcaggtcaatttttctagggggggctaaatctctcctaggggaCGTTTAGCCGCTAGCGCTACTgggcatattaaaattatatGCTGATTAATGCATTGAATCATTCGCCATCAAACAAAGAAAGAAATCGCCATCAAAcggttctgtttttttttgttagattttagtcactttaacagcttatgtcattcgtgacttctgcggggttgggatttgaacccgggtcctcggcgtgagaggcgtgaatgctaaccactacaccgggtcTGACCCCTATCAAACGGTTCTTCTGAGAATTGACGTAAGCTAGACTGTCGATTGTAAGCCACTCCCAATCGCCGAATTTTTTGAATTATAACAATGAACTTAGGTAAAATAAACCCAATCTTCTATACTTGACGATTCGCATGATAGTAGATAAAACCAATCCAATTATTTAGTTTATCAAAAGTCGAAAcgtaacaaaaaatatttttcttcaattgTTAGGTGCTTCACTAAAATGCTTTTACATATTTTGacgtattttatttatttttttactatttattttttacataaatTGCGTCccaaagaaaaacaatattacacTCAACagattatatttattttttaaattacatATTCAATGATTACAGGGATAATCAATGACTAGTTACAGGCTCCCTACTATCATATCGTTGTGAAAGCGATAAAGAATCAACATTGCTAATGTATTCCTTTCTTTCGTGACTCATCTTAAAAACTAGTTCAGCAATTTATTATATCCGATATATAAATCTCATAAAATTCAATACTATAtcggtaaaaaaaatatttacgaGTGCTACGTATACAGCACTTGCATCAACGACTGTCGTAGTTTAAGGGTCGAACAGAATTGCACGTCGTGttaacttttaaaatagtgCTGACGGATGCGTCAACGTACAATTCTGTTTAGTCTGAAGGTAAATTATATACATTTTTTAAATGGACTAAGGAAATCGTCGTGTTTAACTTTAAGTAGAAGACTTATCATCACTGGCCataaactaatcataaaaagcaaagtctaggCGCTATGTTGGAATTCAACtttctgatttttgttcgacagactttgcagccaactGTTAGTGATAAGACAATCCCTGCGCTAGtggtacgatcctattgactccaatagtctctcccagtcgagattcgaacatacgataactagtttgttagaccagtgtcgtacctcgagaccaactgagAGTTACAAGCTAACAATATATTGTGAGTTATTATAACTATTATCTATTGTAATTATTCATAATATAAACATCTAATATAACTTTCAAAGTATCACGCACACACGTGGCCTGGTGTGCGGCTTTTTTTCCACCGCACGAACAGCTTCATCGAATACATCACCGagattgagtttttttttcgcagaACATTCAACTAGTGAGTAAGCTTTTATCTTATGTTTCAGCTTTTTACCTTCAGCCGTGGTTACAAACTTTTCTGATCCATGTACACGAAGATCGCTCTTGGTACCTATTTATATATGTATGAAATaaaagattgagaaatattaAATGTATTATTTTATGCATGCATTACCAACTAGCACGATTGGAACATTTGGTGCAAAGTGCCTTATCTCGGGGTACCACTTCGAAAGAACGTTATCAAACGATGTTTTACTTGATATGGAGTAACAAATGAGAAAACAGTCCGTCTGCAAAAGAAATACTATGATACATCAATTCAGTAAATGATTATTAGcacatatttttcacatatgtaCTCAAGAAAAACTTACGTTAGGATAGCTAAGTGGccgtaatcgt harbors:
- the LOC128739956 gene encoding uncharacterized protein K02A2.6-like, with the protein product MDRENVPPDVDQQQIPQAQHSRIPVNHGFLPPQHHPDGSGQPMFISPPPVQVPPSVDPVIAQFMHMMQQQQQQHQQLMAQFLQRQQQKDEQQQAFFRDVVSSINVQVPSNPEQILDSLASNIKEFRYEADSAVTFSAWYSRYDDLFEKDAARLDDEAKVRLLPRKLGTAEHERYVSFILPTLPREHSFADTVAKMKGLFGVKESVISRRYKTLQIAKHPTEDHIAYACRINKSCVEFELGKLSEEQFKCLIFVCALKSECDAEARTRLLSKIEENNDVTLEQLSNECQRILNLKHDNAMIESASSDQVNVIKQRFSGSRFNKQDRLPIKPPEREMKKQPETPCWFCGSFHYVRDCTYKTYKCSDCGKIGHREGYCDSARRSPRGRGNSAVATKVVVVNACSVQKRRRFVSVALNGTQVQLQLDTASDITVISRQVWSNIGGPALSPASVKAKTASGNYLPLVGEFRCEVTIGETSRVCVVYVTDKQLQLLGSDLVDSFGLWSSPMDTFCSQITGSPTTSATLKAMFPKVFSEELGLCNKTKLKLEVREQARPIFCAKRPVAYAMQDAVDQELNRLEKLNIVTPVDYSEWAAPIVVVRKANGNIRICGDYSTGLNSALRSQQYPLPLPEDIFAKLANRKIFSRIDLSDAFLQVEVDEQFRHLLTINTHRGLYHYNRLPPGVKVAPGAFQQLIDTMLAGLNGASGSLDDVIVGGETQDDHDRNLKAVLQRIQEFGFTIRAEKCSFGKQQVRYLCYIIDRRGLRPDPAKIQAIVSLPAPTDVSGVRSFLGAINFYGKFVPNMRQLRYPLDNLPKNESKFEWSTECQQAFERLKQILSSDLLLTHYDPKQEIIVSADASSIGLGATLSHKFPDGSIKVVQYASRALTKAEQNYSQPDREGLAIIFAVTKFHKMIFGRHFRLQTDHAPLLRIFGSKKGIPVYTANRLQRFALNLLLYDFDIEYIPTDKFGNTDVLSRLINQHVKPEEDYIIACINLEQDVRSVVTDTINILPLSFRVVAQSTQADPLLRQVYRYVKDGWPVSKIVQAGIKRFQARKESLTVVDGCILFADRLVIPEQHQKQCLNQLHRGHPGVQRMKAIARSYVYWPSIDEDVIGYVKACQHCASVARSPPHAALVPWQKTSGPWQRVHVDFAGPIEGDYYLIAVDTLSKWPEVIQTRRISSIATISILRGIFARLGMPVTLVTNNGSQFTSAEFANFCTINGIEHITTAPYHPQSNGQAERFVDTFKRSVKKIREGRKTMEEALDTFLLTYRSTPNRCVAENKSPAEILFGRKIRTDLELLRPPSVRATNDNNNRIDNQRSFNRNEAVYAKVYNKNSWRWSPGVVVEKIGDVMYNVWIEGRRLIRSHINQLRCRVLDGTASTIFEGSQTKELQQPFPLDIVLAPSVSPKPIEATHVNLPAADSTQCSRSSATLQPTTPLGKSSTPQRRPSSDTISNLSPALMSSASSSLAKSSEFESAVEMEPMATLPRRSSRIRKTPQWFDPYHLY
- the LOC128741896 gene encoding ras-like GTP-binding protein RhoL, with the protein product MTMGNMRPLKITTVGDGMVGKTCMLITYTQNEFPSEYVPTVFDNHACNITLDEKEYALTLWDTAGQEDYERLRPLSYPNTDCFLICYSISSKTSFDNVLSKWYPEIRHFAPNVPIVLVGTKSDLRVHGSEKFVTTAEGKKLKHKIKAYSLVECSAKKKLNLGDVFDEAVRAVEKKPHTRPRVCVIL